A segment of the Elusimicrobiota bacterium genome:
TTACCATACGATTCATAGTATATCCTGGAATTATTAAATATGAGATAAGGCACTTTAAAACACTTCCTTATTCCCTCGTAAAATCGTGTAAAATCCGGGTAGTCCCTGTATTTTTCTGCATTCATTACACACTTTCTTTGCTTCTACGGGCTGTAACGGCAGGCTTGATTTAATATTTTTTTTAATCTCAACCTGAGTTTCCATCAGCATACAGCGGTCCCTAGGTTTGCCAATAATACTATTCATCTCCTGCCATAATGTCTTTATAGGTTGTTCTTGCACATTACCAAACGACATTGGTACAAAATCACAGGGATAAAGGTTACCTTTAGCGTCAATATACGAATGCTGTGTTCCTGCCCCGCAACCAAATTGTTCAAAACTTTCAATCTGGGCAAACGCGGTCACTTTAGGATATTTCCCGGAATAATTAGCTTTTCTGTGGATATTGATAAGCTGTCTTCTTTCTGTTTCTGTAAGTATATCCTCTTGTTTAAGATTAATTAACCTACCCGTAGGCATTGTCTCAAGAAACCGTATTTCGTTTACATCTAATTTCTTCGCAAATTGAATAATTTTCCAGATTTCGTTATTATCAATATTTTTTGAAGTAGCAACGCATTGAAGCATCGTATAAATCCCCGCGGATTTACAACACTTAACAGCATTCAATACATTCTCAAATGCACCTTTGTAGTTCCGCATATTATCAAAAGTATCTTTATCATAATGATCCAAACTAATCCCAACACTATACAACCCAGCTTTTTTTAATTCTTTAGCTTTTTCTATACTCATCCCGTATCCTGTGGTATATAACACGCTTATTGAACGTTCATCAATTACAGAGATAATATCGGTAAGATCATTTCTCATCAAAGGTTCTCCGCCGGTAAGGCCTATTATTGCAGTTCCCATGTCCTGTAAGCCATGTATTACTTTAATAAGAGCGGGTAATGGTAAATCATCATGATTCCCTTTATTCGCATTACTGCAATGCCAGCAATTGTAGTTACATTTATCAGTAACCGCAATAAACATAGATATAGGCGCAGTCCTAATCGCGTTTGTATGCTCATAAAACCTTGTATTTTTACCGGGGGTTGCACTCAAAACTTGATTAAACGCTTTTGACGGTATGGGCGGAAGAAATGAGGTAACTATATACGACCCTTCATGCTTAACAATCTTTTCATATTTGGAAACATGCCACATTGCTTTTAATAAATTGAGAAACCTGTAATCCTTATCATTTGAAAACTCTTTATGTACCTGCCAAAAAAGTTTTTTGTTTTGTTTATCAAAGATTAATTGCAGTAACGTAACCCATTTTTTGAGAATCATTTTCTGCCAATACCCACTGAGAACTTGTGTGTTACAACCACCTTATTATTTGTTCTGAAATATTTTTCTAATGTATCTGACAGAAGAGATGAATAATTTTTAATATCAAGTATCTTAAATGTCCCGGCAATAGCTCCTGTATTCATTACCCAGTTAATAGCGTTGATTCCGTTCTCAAAACTAAACGGTTGTTCACGATCCCATCCTTCCACCCATGAAATCCTGTTTCTATAAAACATCTTCCTGATTTCATGAGCATTACCTGGCAGTTTATATTGCATATTAGTTATCTTCCTGATTTTATCAGGATATTTCTGCATAAGTTTGATAAACGTTTTTTGTATTGAGTTAATACAACCTTTTCTATTGGTAATAATCGCTACCTGCCCATTTTTTTTAAGTACCCGGTAAATCTCAGGTATCAGTTGATTGGTATCCACATACGGCAATGCCCAGCCGCATGTGATAATATCAAAAACATTACTTGGTATTTTTTTGATCTCGGATATCATGTCACCGCATATCAATTCTGTTCTTTCATGATTTAGTTTTGATTGCGCTATTCTTAACATTTCTTTTGAATTATCTATACCAACTATTTTTGAAGGCTGCACTTTTTTGATTGACTCTTCAATAATATACCCTGTTCCACAACCAAGGTCGAGCATAGTATATCCATCGGCGTAATGCAATTTATCCAGCATCGCAGATGTATGCTTACTCATTTCTTTAATCCAGGTATCGTTATATGTTTTACTGATTACGTCGTAATCTTTAGCGTAGTCTTCAGGTTTTACAGTCTTGTTCTTAAGAAATAGATAAGCGATTTTATTGTAAAAACGGATTTTGTTCAACAACTCTTGGATCATTGTTTATGGCCTGTATACAAATATTCTAAACTTGACACTGTTATTATCTCGCCGTCAAAACCATTATCGTTCATAAGATCTGCCAGTTTTATTGAGCTAACAAACTTTGAGTTATCAACAAACATTTTTTCAAACAGCCAAAACAGTTTTCCTTTAACGCCTTTTATCTCAAATTCTAGTATTACAATTTTGCCGTTTACTTTTAAAACCCGGCGAATTTCTTTAATAGCCTCATCAATATATTTTATATGATGCAGCGCGTCTATACATATAACCGCATCAAAATAGTTATTCATAAAAGGTATCTCCTGTGCTTTTGCATGACAAAGGGTTAACCCTTCATAACGTTTCGCTTGGTTAAGCATTTTTTGAGAATTATCCAGAACCACGATTTCTTTGACAAACGGACGGATTTTATTCGCTACGAACCCTGTCCCGCCTCCAACATCCAGGATTTTGTCAGCTTTTGCAGGTTTTAGATATGACAAGACTTTTTCATGCTTATAGAATTTAAATATCGTCATGAAAGGATCATATATTTGCGCATAAATATTAAACCAATTCATATTACCGGTTCTCCAGTGAACAGTTGGTATCAGAGTTTACACATATGCCAAGTTTTAAACTTACGCGATACGACAGTTTCATTATCTCCCACCATTACCTGTTTTTTTTAAGTTTGAGACGTACTGCTATCATTAAAGACAACAGAAAATAATGTCTTTAAGTTTGCTAATTCAACCCATTTCCTAAACTTATACTCCAAGAGATTTAAGCAATTGAAGAATATCTGCATTTCCCTGCACGTTCTTCAACGCTCTTTTACCTGTTGCAATAGCGTCGGGTGTCCGGCCAAGTTTTATTTGTAATAATATAAGATTACGCCAGGCATTTACGTTCTTTGGGTTGTAGTTCAACGCTTGTGAATACGCAGTTTCTGCTTCTTTAAACTCGTTTTGTAAATAGTACACATTACCGAGATTAAAAGCTGTTTCGCTATACTCATAAAACCTGCGTTTACCCCAGTCTTCCGAAAATACATTGTTCGGACCGGTATTACAGGCGATTGGCGTGTTCAGGTGTGCCAGGTATGTTTCTTCAGCTTTTTTTGTGTCACCGAGTTTAATATACACGTAAGCCATCCGGTAATAGTTCTGATCAAAAATTGGGTCAATTGTACGATATTTTTCAAAATTGTCTATTGCTTTTAGATAACTCTCCCGCGCTTTTTGCTTATCATCGAGCTGAGTATAATATTCGCCAAGTTTTAGATATACCAGCCCAACTTGATGGTGTACTTGAACATAGTTTGGCACAAGGTATTTAACTTTATCGTATTGTTCCAGTGAACGTTCCGAATCGTCTCGCGGTGCTTTATCGCCCCATTCCGGATGGAACGTCTTTTCCATATTGAACCGATCATTATAGACATTACCCGTGAAGTAGCGCGACATAATTGTGTTTGGGTTATAACGATTGATGTTATTATAGTGAACAAGCGCTGTATTCCAATCACCTTTCTTGGAATAATATATTGCGTAATTAAACTCTTGATCCGCAGTGAATTTCTGTAAGTATTTAAAACAAAGAAAAGCGGTACAGCAAACTAGTAAAACCTGAACTGTTCGTTTTACTGCCAATACCCACAAATCGTTTTTCTTATTCTCAACTTTTTCGCATGATTCGGATGCCGTTTCAGATGGTGTAGACAATATTATGATTAGCGCTATCAATAAGCTGAAATATATCCCGGTTGAAACGAACCTAAATGGCACAAATATTATATTTTCTACTAACAACCCTATGAAAGAAGACAACACCCCCAGTAAGTAAAACGCGCGCCAGTCCATCGACATTTCTTTGTTTTGTGAGTTATCGAGAGCATCTTCCGGAGGCGAAGAAGAACCGTGTTGCCATTTATACCGTCGCAGCGCTCTTATGCCTATGGTTAGAAATGTTATGATTAACCATAAGTATATACCTAACCCGACTATCCCCTCTTCATTCCAGATATTCAAATATTCGTTTTCCGCATAATCCGTTTCAGTATTGTGCCTGCCTTCCAATAAAAATATTTGAGGGCGGCGGTATTTGGGATATGTAGCAAAAAAAGTATCTAACCCTGTACCTAAGACCGGGCGTTTGAGTATCATCTCCCAAGTGGATAGCCAGGTATAAGCACGGAATTTTTGGCCGTCAGGACGGTATTTAATAAACAGTGTTACAACAGATACAAAAATGAAGATTGCTACGAATATCCACACTCCTACAATTTTACGTATTTTATCGGTATTGAATTTAGAAAAGTATAGTATCCACAGTAAAATGAATGAGTATATCCCCCAGAAAAAACCGATTTTCCCTTCTTGGTCACCCGTAACAACAAAATTGAATACTGCTAAAACAAAAAGCGCGATTAACCACTTGCTGCGCGTTTTCAAAATCATTCCTAATAATAACGGAATAAAGACAACAAGGAAATTGGCATAAAACCCGGGGTTACCATGTGTTGAAAATATGCGTGAACCGAATGCTTTCCTCCAGATAAACGGGTCAAGCCCTGACGGACCGTCAGGATAAAAATGGATATCTATAAACTGTATTAACCCGTATAAACAACTAACCGTTCCAGCTGCTACTACAAAATATAACAAACGTTTGACTTCTTTTTCTTCCCTGCAAAGGTGAATCATCATTAGTATTAGTCCAACGTATAGGATACGACGGGTAAGTCCTATCAGGCTTACTTCGTGAAACGGAGATATCGTAAACGATAAAATACCTGATGCCAAGTATGCTAAGAGAGGAATAACAACTGCAAGTTTTACAAAATCAGGACGCCGGTTGCCTTCTATCAACCTAATCAGCCAAAGGCAGAGGAGTGTTGTTGCTCCAATATAGAACGATGTGACTTTTATTTGGCAGGAATCGTAAGTGCGCAGGTAAAATATTATTGAAATCCAAAAAAATACAAACGGTACCATCCATTGTATTATTGTTTCAATTCTTATTCCTATTTTCACTTGTACCTCAAGCCTTTTTCTTTGTCCTTCAATATGGGTGTTTCATTACCACATTCCGGACAAAATTAAGTTCAAATTACAACCGTTGCACTAACCATATTATTCAGGAAGTGTCGTTTACTCAGCAACCTTACCGTCGGTAAGTATCACAACGCGCTGCGCCTTACCTGCGAGCGCCATATCGTGGGTTACAACCACCATAGCGCACCCGCGTACCTTAACTTGTTCCCACAACAATGACTGTACTGCCATGCCATTCGCAGCATCAAGGTTACCGGTAGGTTCATCAGCAAAGATTACCTTCGGGTTATTCACCAATGCACGGGCAAGCGCAACTCTCTGTGCCTCACCATAAGATATCTCATCAGGCCGGTGATTCATCCTACTGCTTAACCCAAGTTCGGTAAGAAGTTTTTCAGCATCACGTTTTATCTGTGGTAAATATTTTTCGTTTAGCATCAACGCCGGAAGCATTACATTCTCAAGTACAGTGAATTCTATCAACAAATTATGGTTCTGGAATACAAACCCCGCGTATTTATTACGTGTAACCGCCCTGGTGTGTACAGACATCTTAGCAGCGTCATTATTGTCAATCATCAACTCACCGGTTGTCGGGTGGTCAAGTAAGCCAAGGATTTGTACAAACGTAGTTTTCCCCGCACCGGAAGGGCCTGTGACAGCAACAATCTCGCCGGGGTTTAACTCAAAGTCAATACCTTTAAGTACCTGTACATCCTCGGGACCAAGTTTGTAGGTTTTAGTAATATTCTTAGCTACAATAACCGCCATAAATGTTATATTCCCTATTCCGTCCTTAACGCTTTTGCAGGATCTATCTTTGCAGCCTTCCCTGCAGGGTATAGCGTTGATAATATACTAATGATTATAGATACCATACCGATTAACAAAAGATCCTGCCACACAATACGTACCGGTATTCTCGTAATATAATACACATCCGCAGGGAGGCT
Coding sequences within it:
- a CDS encoding radical SAM protein — its product is MILKKWVTLLQLIFDKQNKKLFWQVHKEFSNDKDYRFLNLLKAMWHVSKYEKIVKHEGSYIVTSFLPPIPSKAFNQVLSATPGKNTRFYEHTNAIRTAPISMFIAVTDKCNYNCWHCSNANKGNHDDLPLPALIKVIHGLQDMGTAIIGLTGGEPLMRNDLTDIISVIDERSISVLYTTGYGMSIEKAKELKKAGLYSVGISLDHYDKDTFDNMRNYKGAFENVLNAVKCCKSAGIYTMLQCVATSKNIDNNEIWKIIQFAKKLDVNEIRFLETMPTGRLINLKQEDILTETERRQLINIHRKANYSGKYPKVTAFAQIESFEQFGCGAGTQHSYIDAKGNLYPCDFVPMSFGNVQEQPIKTLWQEMNSIIGKPRDRCMLMETQVEIKKNIKSSLPLQPVEAKKVCNECRKIQGLPGFYTILRGNKEVF
- a CDS encoding methyltransferase domain-containing protein encodes the protein MIQELLNKIRFYNKIAYLFLKNKTVKPEDYAKDYDVISKTYNDTWIKEMSKHTSAMLDKLHYADGYTMLDLGCGTGYIIEESIKKVQPSKIVGIDNSKEMLRIAQSKLNHERTELICGDMISEIKKIPSNVFDIITCGWALPYVDTNQLIPEIYRVLKKNGQVAIITNRKGCINSIQKTFIKLMQKYPDKIRKITNMQYKLPGNAHEIRKMFYRNRISWVEGWDREQPFSFENGINAINWVMNTGAIAGTFKILDIKNYSSLLSDTLEKYFRTNNKVVVTHKFSVGIGRK
- a CDS encoding class I SAM-dependent methyltransferase, whose product is MNWFNIYAQIYDPFMTIFKFYKHEKVLSYLKPAKADKILDVGGGTGFVANKIRPFVKEIVVLDNSQKMLNQAKRYEGLTLCHAKAQEIPFMNNYFDAVICIDALHHIKYIDEAIKEIRRVLKVNGKIVILEFEIKGVKGKLFWLFEKMFVDNSKFVSSIKLADLMNDNGFDGEIITVSSLEYLYTGHKQ
- a CDS encoding tetratricopeptide repeat protein, with amino-acid sequence MKIGIRIETIIQWMVPFVFFWISIIFYLRTYDSCQIKVTSFYIGATTLLCLWLIRLIEGNRRPDFVKLAVVIPLLAYLASGILSFTISPFHEVSLIGLTRRILYVGLILMMIHLCREEKEVKRLLYFVVAAGTVSCLYGLIQFIDIHFYPDGPSGLDPFIWRKAFGSRIFSTHGNPGFYANFLVVFIPLLLGMILKTRSKWLIALFVLAVFNFVVTGDQEGKIGFFWGIYSFILLWILYFSKFNTDKIRKIVGVWIFVAIFIFVSVVTLFIKYRPDGQKFRAYTWLSTWEMILKRPVLGTGLDTFFATYPKYRRPQIFLLEGRHNTETDYAENEYLNIWNEEGIVGLGIYLWLIITFLTIGIRALRRYKWQHGSSSPPEDALDNSQNKEMSMDWRAFYLLGVLSSFIGLLVENIIFVPFRFVSTGIYFSLLIALIIILSTPSETASESCEKVENKKNDLWVLAVKRTVQVLLVCCTAFLCFKYLQKFTADQEFNYAIYYSKKGDWNTALVHYNNINRYNPNTIMSRYFTGNVYNDRFNMEKTFHPEWGDKAPRDDSERSLEQYDKVKYLVPNYVQVHHQVGLVYLKLGEYYTQLDDKQKARESYLKAIDNFEKYRTIDPIFDQNYYRMAYVYIKLGDTKKAEETYLAHLNTPIACNTGPNNVFSEDWGKRRFYEYSETAFNLGNVYYLQNEFKEAETAYSQALNYNPKNVNAWRNLILLQIKLGRTPDAIATGKRALKNVQGNADILQLLKSLGV
- a CDS encoding ABC transporter ATP-binding protein; protein product: MAVIVAKNITKTYKLGPEDVQVLKGIDFELNPGEIVAVTGPSGAGKTTFVQILGLLDHPTTGELMIDNNDAAKMSVHTRAVTRNKYAGFVFQNHNLLIEFTVLENVMLPALMLNEKYLPQIKRDAEKLLTELGLSSRMNHRPDEISYGEAQRVALARALVNNPKVIFADEPTGNLDAANGMAVQSLLWEQVKVRGCAMVVVTHDMALAGKAQRVVILTDGKVAE